A genomic region of Sciurus carolinensis chromosome 7, mSciCar1.2, whole genome shotgun sequence contains the following coding sequences:
- the LOC124988836 gene encoding phosphoglycerate kinase 2-like, which yields MSLSKKLTLDKLDVKGKRVIMRVDFNVPMKKNHITNNQRIKAAIPSIKYCLDNEAKSVVLMSHLGRPDGVPMPDKYSLEPVAAELKSLLGRDVTFLKDCVGAEVEKACADPAPGSVILLENLRFHLEEEGKGQDPSGNKLKAEPDKIQAFRESLSKLGDVYVNDAFGTAHRAHSSMVGVNLPHKASGFLMKKELEYFARALENPERPFLAILGGAKVADKIQLIKNMLDKVNQMIIGGGMAFTFLKVLNNMEIGASLFDEEGAKIVKEIMAKAEKNGVKMTFPVDFITADKFDENANTGTATVESGIPAGWMGLDCGPESNKTNAQVVSEAKLIVWNGPLGVFEWEAFAKGTKALMDEVVKATSRGCITIIGGGDTATCCAKWDTEDKVSHVSTGGGASLELLEGKALPGVEALSNL from the coding sequence ATGTCCCTGTCTAAGAAATTGACTTTGGACAAACTGGACGTCAAAGGCAAGCGCGTCATCATGAGAGTGGACTTCAACGTTCCCATGAAGAAGAACCACATCACCAACAACCAGAGAATCAAGGCGGCCATCCCCAGCATCAAGTACTGCCTGGACAATGAAGCCAAGTCGGTGGTGCTGATGAGCCACCTGGGCCGGCCCGATGGCGTCCCCATGCCCGACAAGTACTCCCTGGAGCCCGTGGCTGCCGAGCTGAAATCCTTGCTGGGCAGGGACGTGACGTTCCTCAAGGACTGTGTGGGCGCAGAAGTGGAGAAAGCCTGCGCCGACCCCGCCCCCGGGTCGGTCATCCTGCTGGAGAACCTGCGCTTTCacctggaggaggaaggcaagGGCCAAGATCCCTCTGGGAATAAGCTCAAGGCCGAGCCCGACAAGATCCAAGCCTTCCGAGAGTCCCTGTCCAAGCTAGGGGACGTGTACGTCAACGATGCTTTCGGCACTGCGCACAGGGCTCACAGCTCCATGGTGGGAGTCAATCTGCCCCACAAGGCATCCGGATTCCTTATGAAGAAGGAGCTGGAGTACTTTGCCAGAGCCTTGGAAAACCCAGAGAGACCCTTTCTGGCTATACTTGGGGGCGCCAAAGTGGCAGACAAGATCCAGCTCATCAAAAACATGCTGGACAAGGTCAATCAGATGATTATTGGCGGCGGGATGGCCTTTACCTTCCTGAAGGTACTCAACAACATGGAGATCGGTGCCTCCCTCTTTGACGAAGAGGGAGCCAAGATTGTCAAGGAGATCATGGCCAAAGCAGAGAAGAATGGTGTCAAGATGACCTTTCCCGTGGACTTCATCACGGCTGACAAGTTCGATGAGAACGCCAACACTGGCACTGCCACCGTAGAATCTGGCATCCCCGCCGGCTGGATGGGTTTGGACTGTGGCCCTGAGAGCAATAAAACAAACGCTCAAGTCGTGTCCGAGGCCAAGCTCATCGTTTGGAATGGCCCTTTAGGAGTCTTTGAATGGGAAGCCTTTGCCAAGGGAACCAAGGCCCTGATGGATGAAGTCGTGAAAGCCACGTCCAGGGGCTGCATCACCATTATAGGGGGCGGGGACACTGCCACGTGCTGTGCCAAATGGGACACTGAAGATAAAGTCAGCCATGTGAGCACAGGAGGGGGTGCCAGCCTGGAGCTGCTGGAAGGTAAAGCCCTCCCAGGAGTAGAGGCCCTCAGCAACCTGTAG